The sequence GGCCGGCGCAAAATCCACAATTGATGGAAAAGTTGCAGTCTAAAAAAATTAATGTGCTGGCAATGGACACAGTACCACGTATTTCGCGAGCGCAAGCCTTGGATGCTTTAAGCTCAATGGCAAATATTTCGGGTTATCGTGCTGTGATTGAAGCAGCAAATTCCTTCGGCAGCTTCTTTACCGGTCAAATTACCGCAGCAGGTAAAGTACCACCGGCGAAAGTGTTAGTTATTGGTGCAGGTGTTGCCGGTTTAGCGGCAATTGGTGCGGCAAATAGCCTTGGTGCGATTGTGCGTGCTTTTGACTCCCGTCCGGAAGTAAAAGAGCAGGTGAAATCAATGGGCGCTGACTTCTTAGAAATTGATTTTGAAGAAGAAGGTGGCTCCGGTGACGGCTATGCAAAAGTGATGTCGGAAGAGTTTAATCGCCGTGCAATGGAGCTTTATGCCGCTCAAGCAAAAGAGGTGGATATTATCATTACTACGGCAGCGATTCCGGGTAAGCCGGCTCCACGTTTGATCACCAAAGAAATGGTGGATTCTATGAAACCTGGCTCAGTGATTGTAGATTTAGCTGCTGCTACAGGTGGTAACTGTGAATATACGAAAGCAGGCGAAGTGTTTGTCACCGATAACCAAGTGAAAGTGATTGGTTATACGGATTTTCCGGCACGTTTGCCAACACAATCGTCCCAACTTTACGGCACTAACTTAGTGAATTTATTGAAACTGTTAGCGCCGAATAAAGATGGTCAAATCGACATCAATTTTGAAGATGTGGTATTACGTGGCGTAACCGTTGTGCGTGATGGCGAATTAACCTGGCCGGCCCCACCTATTCAAGTTTCAGCTCAGCCTCAAAAACAAGCGACAGATAATTCACAAGCGGTCAAAAAAGAAGAGAAACCTGCAGATCCACGTGTGAAATATGGCGTAATGGCAGGGGCGGGTGCATTATTCCTATGGCTGGCTTCAGTTGCACCGGCTGCATTTTTATCGCACTTTACCGTATTCGTATTAGCCTGTGTAGTGGGTTACTATGTGGTTTGGAATGTTAGCCACGCATTACATACTCCGCTTATGGCGGTAACTAATGCGATTTCAGGCATTATTATCGTAGGTGCGGTTTTACAAATTGCTCAACCTACCGGTAATTTCTTTATTGATATTTTAGCATTTATTGCAATATTAGTTGCCAGCATTAATATTTTTGGTGGCTTTAAAGTGACGCAACGTATGCTTGCAATGTTTAGAAAAGGTTAAGGAGAAACGAAACTATGTCTTTTGGATTTGTTACCGCTGCTTATATTATCGCAGCTATTCTCTTTATTATGAGTTTAGCCGGTCTTTCTAAACATGAAACGGCAAAAGCAGGCTGCTGGTATGGTATTGTGGGAATGGGAATTGCCTTAGTGGCAACAATTTTTGGACCACAATCACACGGCACCGTTTGGATCTTAATTGCAATGGCAATTGGTGGCTTCATTGGGGTGAAAAAAGCTCTTAAAGTGGAAATGACCGAAATGCCTGAGCTGGTTGCGATTCTTCACAGTTTTGTTGGTTTAGCTGCCGTATTAGTTGGTTTTAACAGCTACGGCTTACATACCAATGCTTTAATGCCGGCAAATTTAGATGAGGTAGCACAAGCAGCATTTTTAGCCGAGCAAGCGACTCTTGCGAACATTCATAATGTAGAAGTGTTCTTAGGTATCTTTATCGGTGCAGTGACCTTCTCCGGTTCACTTGTTGCATTCGGTAAATTAAGCGGCAAATTATTTGGTCGCAAAGTCTCTTCTGCGGCGTTAAATATTCCACACAAACACAAATGGAACTTAGCGGCAATCGTCGTATCTGTGTTCTTGATGATTGTCTTCCTTAATCATCCGGAGAATATTTTCCCGGTATTGATTATGACGATCATTGCTTTAGTGTTTGGTTGGCATTTGGTTTCTTCTATCGGTGGTGCAGATATGCCGGTTGTGGTGTCAATGCTTAACTCTTATTCCGGTTGGGCTGCGGCTGCGGCTGGTTTTATGCTTAGCAACGACTTATTAATTGTCACCGGTGCATTGGTAGGTTCTTCAGGTGCAATTCTTTCTTACATTATGTGTAAGGCGATGAACCGCTCGTTTATCAGTGTGATTGCAGGCGGCTTCGGTAATGACGTGCAATCAAGCAAAGGCGATGAAGAATATGGCGAACACCGTGAAACCAACGCAGAAGAAGTGGCAGAAATGTTGAAAAACGCAAACTCTGTTATTATTACTCCGGGGTATGGTATGGCTGTTGCCCAAGCTCAATATCCGGTTGCAGAAATCACCGCTAAATTACGTGAAAAAGGCGTGAACGTCCGTTTTGGTATTCACCCTGTTGCAGGCCGTTTACCGGGGCACATGAACGTCTTATTGGCGGAAGCCAAAGTGCCTTACGATGTGGTATTGGAGATGGATGAAATCAATGACGATTTTGAAGATACCGATGTTGTACTCGTTATCGGTGCAAACGACACCGTGAACCCGGCAGCATTAGACGATCCATCAAGCCCAATCGCCGGCATGCCGGTGCTTGAAGTTTGGAAAGCGCAAAACGTTATCGTATTCAAACGCTCAATGGCAGTAGGCTATGCCGGTGTGCAAAACCCACTGTTCTTTAAAGAAAATACCCAAATGCTATTTGGTGATGCGAAAGAGCGTGTGGACGATATTTTAAGAGCGTTAAACAGCTAATTATTCTTGAAGAGAAAGCGGACAAAAGTCCGCTTTTTTTTGCTTACAAGCGGTTATTTTTTTCTGGTTTTTTGCAAAAAAATAACCACAGCCAAGGCTGTGGTTTAAAATAGTGTTTTGATTCTTGCTATTTTCTCTTGAAGAAAAATGAGATAACAGAGATCGCAAGGAATACGAAAAAGAGAATTTTCGCAATTTCTGTGGCACTACCGGCAATACCACCAAAGCCTAAAAACGCTGCGATAATGGCAATAATAAAAAATACAACTGCATAATGTAACATACTGTTTCTCCTTATTGTGTTTTAATCAAACAACTTGAAATTAACATAATTGTAATATTATTGCAAATAATATGATTTTTTTAATCTTGGTTAATTCGGCTTGAAATCGCACTTTGTTGATTTTTGTATTTTGCATCTTTGCGGGCATTGTATGGTTTGACTGCATCACCACTTAAGATTTCAAAACTTAATGCCCCGATTGCCATATTAGGGCGTAAGGCAAGGGGTAATTTGCCGGCATTAAAAAATTCCAGCACAATTTTACCTTCCCAACCCGGGTCAATACGGTGTGCGGTAACGTGAACCATTAAGCCTAGCCTTGCTAAAGATGAACGCCCATCCAGCCAGCCGACAATATTTGCCGGTAGTTTGACGGATTCAAGTGTTGTTGCAAGAGCGAGTTCGCCGGGGTGTAGAAAAAAGGCTTCGCCATCTTCAATAATGATTTCATCGCTCATAACTTTATTGAGTTGGGCGGCAACTTCTTCTCGTGGACCGCTTAAATCAATATAGGGGGTGTTGTGTTCACGAAATACGCGAAATGAGTTACCTAAACGCACATCAGCAGTTGCACCGGAAATTTTGTCATCAGCCGGGCGAGGGGTAATGGTAATTTTGCCTTCATCTAGGTAACGTTTAATATCTGTATCACATAAACGCATAGGTCACTCCTATTTCAGTAGTTGCTTGATTTGTGCTTTGAGGATATCAATCGCAATACGGTTTTTTCCACCTTTTGGCACAATAATATCGGCATATTGCTTAGATGGTTCGATAAATTGTAAGAACATCGGGCGAACCGTTTTGCGATATTGGGTAATCACCGAGTCCATTGAGCGACCACGTTCTACCATATCTCGTTGCAAGCGACGGATAAAGCAGATATCTAATGGTGCATCAACGAAAATTGACACATTGAGTTCATTACGAATTTCTTCATCTGTTAATAACAAAATTCCTTCCAAAATAATGATCTTTTTAGGTTCAAAATGACGGGTGGTAGTTTTGCGGTTATGCTCGGTATAATCATATTCAGGGATTTCGATGGCATTACCCTGTTTTAATTGGCGTAAATGTTCAACCAATAAATGATGATCCATTGAATTAGGGTGGTCATAATTGGTTTTGATGCGTTCTTCCATACTGAGATGAGATTGGTCTTTATAGTAGGCATCTTCAGAAATAATACCGATATTATCCGTCCCCAATTCGTTTTTTAATTCTTTATAAATGGTTGAAGCAATTAAGCTTTTTCCTGAAGCTGAGGCTCCGGCAATGGCAATCACAACGCAGGATGGGGTCTGAATAATATTACTCATAAAAAATTTCCTATTAAGTCAAAAGAGTTTCTGCAGAAATTATACCGAATTTTTGCAAAATTTTCTGTATAATCGACCGCTTGTTATACATTTTGGAGAAAAAAGTGGATATTTTTATTCAAGGTTTTATGGTTTGCTTTGGTTTAATTGTTTCTATCGGGGCACAAAACGCTTTTTTACTGAAACAAGGTATTTTAAAACAGCACGTTTTTTGGATTGCCTCTCTCTGCTTTTTAGGTGATGTGTTGTTAATGACTGTTGGCGTATTAGGACTTGGAATGATTATTTCTGAATTGCCGATATTAAGTCTAATTATTTCTCTATTAGGGGCGCTGTTTTTATTGACTTATGGCAGCCGTTCTTTTATCAGCGTATTTAAAAGTACAGACTATTTAACGGCAAGTGGAGAAACTGCAACAAGTCTTCAAAAAGCCTTAATGATTACCTTTGCGATCACTTTTTTAAATCCACATGTTTATATTGATACAGTGGTGATTGTCGGTAGTATTGGAGGAAAATTAAGCTTTGAGGGAAAAATGTATTTTTTAGCCGGAGCATTGATTTGTTCATTTCTTTGGTTTTTTGGCGTTGGTTATGGGGTAAGGTTACTTTTACCTTATTTTGCTAAACGCAGAACCTGGCAGATCCTAGATGCCATTACAGGGCTAATTATGTATTTTATTGCCTTTAGTTTGATTGTGTATGCTTATCAGCTAATTGAGCAAATTTTTTAGAGAATTAAATTTTTCATTGCTGAATAGGTCTATTTTTTGCTATATTTAACGGCAATATTCGCACGATAAAACGTGCCTGATTTATTAAACAATTTTATTTTGACGGATTCTTTTATGTTTAAAAAATTTTTAGGATTATTTTCAAATGATCTTTCTATCGACCTCGGAACAGCAAATACTTTAGTCTATGTAAAAGGGCAGGGTATTGTATTAGATGAGCCTTCAGTTGTTGCGGTCCGCCAAGATAGAATGGGATCATTAAAAAGCATTGCAGCAGTTGGTACTCATGCGAAATTAATGTTAGGTCGTACACCGAAAAGCATCATGGCAATCCGTCCGATGAAAGATGGCGTAATTGCTGATTTCTTCGTTACAGAAAAAATGTTACAACACTTTATTAAACAGGTTCATAGCAATAACTTTATGCGTCCAAGTCCTCGAGTGTTAGTGTGTGTGCCTGCCGGTGCAACGCAAGTAGAACGTCGTGCGATTAAAGAGTCTGCAATTGGTGCCGGTGCACGTGAGGTATATTTAATTGAAGAACCAATGGCTGCTGCAATCGGTGCCGGCTTACCGGTACACGAAGCAATGGGTTCTATGGTTATTGATATTGGTGGTGGTACAACTGAAGTTGCAGTACTGTCTTTAAACGGTATTGTGTATTCAACCTCAGTTCGTATTGGTGGCGATAAATTAGATGAAGCGATTATCGCTTATGTCCGCCGCCATTTCGGTTCTGCAATCGGTGAAGCTACCGCAGAGCGTATCAAACAAGAAATCGCAAGTGCAAAAATTGAGTCTGATGAAGATGTTAAAACCATAGAAGTACACGGTCATAACTTGGCAGAAGGTGCTCCACGTACATTTGAATTAAACTCAAAACATGTTTTAGAAGCTATTGAGCAACCATTAAACGGTATTGTAGAAGCAGTAAAAGCAGTATTAGAGCAATGCCCTCCTGAGCTAGCAGCGGATATTTTTGAGCGTGGTATGGTCCTAACCGGTGGTGGTGCGTTATTACATAATTTAGATCGCCTGCTTTCTGATTCAACCGGGGTGCAAGTGATTGTTGCTGAAGATCCGTTAACCTGTGTTGCTCGTGGTGGCGGTAAAGCGTTAGAAATGATCGATATGCACGGTGGCGATGTGTTTAGTAGCGATGATTAAGTATTTTGTCTAAGCAGATATTAAATTGAAAGTTGGCAATGGATCTTATCTATTGTCAATTTTCATTATATATTCCCATAAATTTCACATAATATTTCTCTAATGAAACCGATTTTTGCTAAAACGCCTTCTTTAGGCATGCGTCTGATTATTGCGATAATACTTTCTATTGCGCTTATTCTTTCTGATGGGCGTAGCTCATTGATGATTCAAGCCCGTAATATGCTTGAAACTGCAGTGAGTGGATTATATTATTTTGCAAATACTCCTCGCTCAATATTAGATGGCGTTAGTGGCAATTTTATCGATAACAATAAATTGCAAATGGAAAATAATTTATTGAAAGAGCAATTAAGAGAAAAAAGTGCGGATTTATTATTACTTGATCAGCTTAAAGTGGAAAATCAGCGTTTAAGACTGTTGCTGAGTTCTCCTCTTCGCCAAGATGAATATAAAAAAATAGCAGAAGTATTGGCTGCCGAAATGGATGCATATCGCCAACAAGTCGTGATAAACCAAGGGCGTTTGGATGGTGCTTTTGTCGGACAGCCGATTATTGATGAACGAGGTGTGGTAGGTCAGGTCATTTCAGTGGGTGAGAAATCAAGCCGAGTGCTACTTTTAACCGATATCACCCACGCAATTCCTATTCAAGTATTACGTAATGATGTACGTGGTATCGCAAATGGTACAGGCGGAAATAATGAACTGGTTGTTGATAACCTGCCACGTTCTATTGATGTGGTGAAAGGAGATGTATTAGTTACATCAGGTTTGGGAGGGCGTTTCCCAGAAGGTTATCCGGTGGCGATTGTAGAAACTGTTGAAAACGATACCAAAAGCCAATTTGCACGTATTGTGGCGCGTCCTTTAGCTTCATTTGACAGGCTACGCTATTTACTTTTGCTTTGGCCAACGTCAGAAGAGAAAAATTACAGCCAAAGTTTATCGCCGGAACAAGTACGTGAAGTCGTAGAGGAAAGACGTAATAGCATTAATCCTTTTGAACGTTTAAAACAGATGTCGAATAAGAAAGTTGAAGTTCAATTAGATGCAAAAGAAGAACAAATAGACGCAGATGAAACTATTGAAAATCCGGCTGAGCAACCGGATATCGAAAATCATGAAAATTATCACACCGAACAAGGAGCTGAATAAATGAGAGCAAATCCGATTTTTCAGCTATTGGTGTTAATTGCCATTTTTGTTGTTTCATTTGTATTGGAAATCATGCCTTGGCCTATTGGTTTCCAAGGCTTACGTCCAAATTGGATTGTATTAGTATTAATTTACTGGGTACTGGCATTGCCGGATAAAATCAGTGTCGGTACAGCTTTTATTGCCGGTATTGTGTGGGATCTGATTCTTGGCTCCATTTTAGGCATACATGCTTTGGTATTATCGATCGCTATCTACTTTGTGGCGAAATATCACTTAATTTTGCGTAACCTTTCCCTTTGGTTACAAAGTTTACTGGTGATTGCTTATATTATTTTGATCCGTTGCTCGATTTTTATTATTGAATTTCTGTTGCATCGTGCAGAATTTAACTCTCAAGAGCTCTTAGGTGCAGTGATAAGCGGTATCTTATGGCCATGGATTTTCTTGTTGATGCGTCATATTCGCCGCCAATTACGGTTACGCTAAGAGATGAGGTTTAAATGAACAGTTTGTCTTTTGATTTCGCAGAAGATTTTCGACCGCTTGCAGCTCGCATGCGGCCTCGGAATTTAAGCGAATACATCGGTCAATCTCATTTGATTGGCGAAGGCAAACCGCTTCGCAGAGCTATAGAGGCTGGGCATAGCCATTCCATGATTTTTTGGGGACCTCCGGGAACCGGTAAAACTACTTTAGCAGAAATTATCGCTCACCATTTTGATGCTGAGGTCGAACGTATTTCAGCTGTTACCAGTGGGGTAAAAGAAATTCGAGAGGCAATTGAGCAGGCAAAGCTGAATCGTCAATCGGGTAGAAGAACCTTATTATTCGTAGATGAAGTTCACCGTTTCAACAAAAGCCAGCAAGATGCCTTTTTACCACATATTGAAGACGGTACCATTATCTTTATCGGGGCGACTACTGAAAATCCCTCTTTTGAGCTGAATAATGCATTACTTTCACGTGCCAGAATTTATATTCTTAAGCCCTTACAAGCGGTTGAAATTGAAAAAGTTTTGCAAACAGCGGTGTCTGATAAAGAGCGAGGATTTGGCAATGAAAATTTGCAGTTTGAAGATGATGTGCTGAGACTACTGGCCGACTATGTTAATGGTGATGCCCGTTTTGCCCTCAACTGCTTAGAGTTAATGGTGGATATGGCGGAAAGCACAAGCGAGACTAAGTTGCTAAACAAGGCTCTTCTGATCGAAGTTTTAGGTGAACGACAAGCCCGTTTTGATAAAGGTGGTGATCGTTATTATGATCTGATTTCTGCGTTACATAAATCTATTCGAGGTTCTTCGCCAGACGGTGCTTTGTATTGGTATGCTCGAATTTTAACGGCCGGTGGTGATCCGCTTTATGTTGCCAGAAGATTACTCGCGATTGCCTCGGAAGATGTGGGAAATGCGGATCCAAGGGCTATGCAGATTGCTATTGCCGCTTGGGATTGTTTTACCCGAGTGGGAGCTTATGAAGGGGAAAGAGCGATTGCCCAGGCGATTATTTATCTTGCGGTGGCACCAAAAAGCAATGCGGTCTATCAAGCCTTTAATGAGGCAAAACGGTTGGCTAAAGAGGCGAAAGATTACGATGTACCTGAGCATTTACGTAATGCCCCAACGAATTTAATGAAATCCTTAGGCTATGGTGAAGAATATCGCTACGCCCATAATGAGCCAAATGCTTACGCAGCCGGAGAAAATTATTTTCCACCTGAATTAAAAGATACTCAATTTTATTTTCCGACAGAAAGGGGAATGGAAAAGCAAATTAAAGAAAAAATGGCATGGCTGAAAGCACAAGATGAGGCTAGCCTGACTCAACGTTATAAATAGTTGCAAGCGGTCGAAATTAGCAAAAAATTTGCAAATTTTTGGTAAAAAATCACCGCTTGTTATTCACCTAAA comes from Mannheimia granulomatis and encodes:
- the pntA gene encoding Re/Si-specific NAD(P)(+) transhydrogenase subunit alpha, with amino-acid sequence MLIGVPRELLDGETRVAATPKTVEQIKKLGFDVLIEENAGFKASFEDNAFVNAGASIGTQQEVWNADIIFKVNAPTEAEIDLIKEGATLVSFIWPAQNPQLMEKLQSKKINVLAMDTVPRISRAQALDALSSMANISGYRAVIEAANSFGSFFTGQITAAGKVPPAKVLVIGAGVAGLAAIGAANSLGAIVRAFDSRPEVKEQVKSMGADFLEIDFEEEGGSGDGYAKVMSEEFNRRAMELYAAQAKEVDIIITTAAIPGKPAPRLITKEMVDSMKPGSVIVDLAAATGGNCEYTKAGEVFVTDNQVKVIGYTDFPARLPTQSSQLYGTNLVNLLKLLAPNKDGQIDINFEDVVLRGVTVVRDGELTWPAPPIQVSAQPQKQATDNSQAVKKEEKPADPRVKYGVMAGAGALFLWLASVAPAAFLSHFTVFVLACVVGYYVVWNVSHALHTPLMAVTNAISGIIIVGAVLQIAQPTGNFFIDILAFIAILVASINIFGGFKVTQRMLAMFRKG
- the pntB gene encoding Re/Si-specific NAD(P)(+) transhydrogenase subunit beta, with the protein product MSFGFVTAAYIIAAILFIMSLAGLSKHETAKAGCWYGIVGMGIALVATIFGPQSHGTVWILIAMAIGGFIGVKKALKVEMTEMPELVAILHSFVGLAAVLVGFNSYGLHTNALMPANLDEVAQAAFLAEQATLANIHNVEVFLGIFIGAVTFSGSLVAFGKLSGKLFGRKVSSAALNIPHKHKWNLAAIVVSVFLMIVFLNHPENIFPVLIMTIIALVFGWHLVSSIGGADMPVVVSMLNSYSGWAAAAAGFMLSNDLLIVTGALVGSSGAILSYIMCKAMNRSFISVIAGGFGNDVQSSKGDEEYGEHRETNAEEVAEMLKNANSVIITPGYGMAVAQAQYPVAEITAKLREKGVNVRFGIHPVAGRLPGHMNVLLAEAKVPYDVVLEMDEINDDFEDTDVVLVIGANDTVNPAALDDPSSPIAGMPVLEVWKAQNVIVFKRSMAVGYAGVQNPLFFKENTQMLFGDAKERVDDILRALNS
- a CDS encoding DUF1328 domain-containing protein gives rise to the protein MLHYAVVFFIIAIIAAFLGFGGIAGSATEIAKILFFVFLAISVISFFFKRK
- the dcd gene encoding dCTP deaminase, with amino-acid sequence MRLCDTDIKRYLDEGKITITPRPADDKISGATADVRLGNSFRVFREHNTPYIDLSGPREEVAAQLNKVMSDEIIIEDGEAFFLHPGELALATTLESVKLPANIVGWLDGRSSLARLGLMVHVTAHRIDPGWEGKIVLEFFNAGKLPLALRPNMAIGALSFEILSGDAVKPYNARKDAKYKNQQSAISSRINQD
- the udk gene encoding uridine kinase, whose amino-acid sequence is MSNIIQTPSCVVIAIAGASASGKSLIASTIYKELKNELGTDNIGIISEDAYYKDQSHLSMEERIKTNYDHPNSMDHHLLVEHLRQLKQGNAIEIPEYDYTEHNRKTTTRHFEPKKIIILEGILLLTDEEIRNELNVSIFVDAPLDICFIRRLQRDMVERGRSMDSVITQYRKTVRPMFLQFIEPSKQYADIIVPKGGKNRIAIDILKAQIKQLLK
- a CDS encoding LysE/ArgO family amino acid transporter — its product is MDIFIQGFMVCFGLIVSIGAQNAFLLKQGILKQHVFWIASLCFLGDVLLMTVGVLGLGMIISELPILSLIISLLGALFLLTYGSRSFISVFKSTDYLTASGETATSLQKALMITFAITFLNPHVYIDTVVIVGSIGGKLSFEGKMYFLAGALICSFLWFFGVGYGVRLLLPYFAKRRTWQILDAITGLIMYFIAFSLIVYAYQLIEQIF
- a CDS encoding rod shape-determining protein; this encodes MFKKFLGLFSNDLSIDLGTANTLVYVKGQGIVLDEPSVVAVRQDRMGSLKSIAAVGTHAKLMLGRTPKSIMAIRPMKDGVIADFFVTEKMLQHFIKQVHSNNFMRPSPRVLVCVPAGATQVERRAIKESAIGAGAREVYLIEEPMAAAIGAGLPVHEAMGSMVIDIGGGTTEVAVLSLNGIVYSTSVRIGGDKLDEAIIAYVRRHFGSAIGEATAERIKQEIASAKIESDEDVKTIEVHGHNLAEGAPRTFELNSKHVLEAIEQPLNGIVEAVKAVLEQCPPELAADIFERGMVLTGGGALLHNLDRLLSDSTGVQVIVAEDPLTCVARGGGKALEMIDMHGGDVFSSDD
- the mreC gene encoding rod shape-determining protein MreC, giving the protein MKPIFAKTPSLGMRLIIAIILSIALILSDGRSSLMIQARNMLETAVSGLYYFANTPRSILDGVSGNFIDNNKLQMENNLLKEQLREKSADLLLLDQLKVENQRLRLLLSSPLRQDEYKKIAEVLAAEMDAYRQQVVINQGRLDGAFVGQPIIDERGVVGQVISVGEKSSRVLLLTDITHAIPIQVLRNDVRGIANGTGGNNELVVDNLPRSIDVVKGDVLVTSGLGGRFPEGYPVAIVETVENDTKSQFARIVARPLASFDRLRYLLLLWPTSEEKNYSQSLSPEQVREVVEERRNSINPFERLKQMSNKKVEVQLDAKEEQIDADETIENPAEQPDIENHENYHTEQGAE
- the mreD gene encoding rod shape-determining protein MreD, whose product is MRANPIFQLLVLIAIFVVSFVLEIMPWPIGFQGLRPNWIVLVLIYWVLALPDKISVGTAFIAGIVWDLILGSILGIHALVLSIAIYFVAKYHLILRNLSLWLQSLLVIAYIILIRCSIFIIEFLLHRAEFNSQELLGAVISGILWPWIFLLMRHIRRQLRLR
- a CDS encoding replication-associated recombination protein A, producing the protein MNSLSFDFAEDFRPLAARMRPRNLSEYIGQSHLIGEGKPLRRAIEAGHSHSMIFWGPPGTGKTTLAEIIAHHFDAEVERISAVTSGVKEIREAIEQAKLNRQSGRRTLLFVDEVHRFNKSQQDAFLPHIEDGTIIFIGATTENPSFELNNALLSRARIYILKPLQAVEIEKVLQTAVSDKERGFGNENLQFEDDVLRLLADYVNGDARFALNCLELMVDMAESTSETKLLNKALLIEVLGERQARFDKGGDRYYDLISALHKSIRGSSPDGALYWYARILTAGGDPLYVARRLLAIASEDVGNADPRAMQIAIAAWDCFTRVGAYEGERAIAQAIIYLAVAPKSNAVYQAFNEAKRLAKEAKDYDVPEHLRNAPTNLMKSLGYGEEYRYAHNEPNAYAAGENYFPPELKDTQFYFPTERGMEKQIKEKMAWLKAQDEASLTQRYK